From one Anopheles bellator chromosome 1, idAnoBellAS_SP24_06.2, whole genome shotgun sequence genomic stretch:
- the LOC131215222 gene encoding uncharacterized protein LOC131215222, with protein sequence MDIPKPAPITAKVYLSREEILGKKLYTCLIENCHAVFHNASHLQMHTVRRHKTTANLEPATKDSVDVNKHFYCPWQNCPYFQTPLGPPNDARHFLSFRSLKQHALKVHEVRTHVCTDCGKSFATHYFLKHHQQSCGKSFICAHCPSYFGSREALLTHAKRKQHGYEELLATKLPRANTNSQIHNAVTTQQKANENKAVSTATQTIVDVTMHQDQATQTVESSKQPANHVSGASSLPVAFLSAQHLIGASEFPIPVVCTETQTDFIDVMLANAGENRHDPLLSYTHMCTQTSDEPGLFSDLGLSTIETQTCWSEDGDGATFGDFLVSTETQTNFDIDSFGCTDSYCPKAGTGDRNEVPPKCKQTQAPETLPQGFQAPASCVDFLSDGDTLDCPSQTS encoded by the exons ATGGACATCCCAAAACCTGCGCCCATTACCGCCAAAGTCTATTTGTCTCGTGAAGAAATTCTGGGCAAAAAGTTGTACACCTGTTTGATCGAGAACTGCCACGCAGTGTTTCACAATGCATCTCACTTGCAGATGCACACCGTACGGCGTCACAAAACTACTGCAAATCTGGAACCGGCGACAAAAGACTCCGTGGACGTGAACAAACATTTCTACTGTCCTTGGCAGAACTGTCCGTACTTTCAGACGCCTCTGGGTCCGCCGAACGATGCACGgcactttctttcgtttcgaagTTTAAAGCAACACGCTCTGAAGGTTCACGAAGTGCGAACGCATGTCTGTACCGACTGCGGTAAATCATTCGCAACGCATTACTTTTTGAAGCATCACCAACAATCGTGCGGCAAATCTTTTATCTGTGCACACTGTCCGTCATACTTTGGCTCGAGAGAAGCGTTGCTTACACACGCCAAGCGAAAACAGCACGGCTATGAGGAGTTGCTGGCTACAAAGTTACCGCGAGCCAACACGAATTCTCAGATCCACAATGCCGTTACCACGCAACAAAAAGCCAACGAGAATAAGGCCGTTAGCACCGCCACACAGACCATCGTGGATGTTACGATGCACCAGGATCAAGCAACCCAAACGGTGGAATCGTCCAAACAGCCAGCAAACCACGTTTC CGGAGCATCGTCCCTTCCTGTTGCATTCCTTAGTGCTCAGCATCTTATCGGTGCGAGCGAGTTTCCGATCCCTGTCGTGTGCACCGAAACGCAGACAGATTTCATCGACGTGATGCTGGCAAATGCAGGCGAAAACCGTCACGATCCACTCCTTTCGTACACGCACATGTGCACCCAAACGTCTGACGAACCGGGACTCTTCTCTGATCTGGGCCTTTCTACGATCGAAACACAAACCTGCTGGAGTGAGGATGGCGACGGTGCAACGTTCGGAGACTTTCTAGTGTCGACGGAAACGCAAACTAACTTCGATATCGATAGTTTCGGCTGCACCGACAGTTACTGCCCGAAAGCGGGCACTGGTGACAGAAACGAGGTGCCGCCGAAATGCAAGCAAACGCAAGCGCCAGAAACTCTGCCGCAAGGATTCCAAGCGCCAGCTAGTTGTGTCGATTTTCTCAGCGATGGGGACACTCTCGATTGCCCGTCGCAAACCTCATGA
- the LOC131216809 gene encoding ubiquitin carboxyl-terminal hydrolase nonstop, producing MADTGCVHFEAYVKEYGIDSFSVVHAYFSACINREARRRKALSCLCHKCGSSGPQLYSCLHCIYFGCKGAHINEHHKQTKHYMALELCYGMLYCYQCRDFIYHRECQLIAERHLRREARSLNKSLSWRPWSPSQLEIELLVKNPKRRHVTAFTSIGLRGLLNLGSTCFMNCIVQALIHTPLLRDYFLSELHECTTKNATKCLVCEVSRLFQEFYSGARGPLSLHRLLHLIWNHARHLAGYEQQDAHEFFIATLDVLHRHCKISMTELAANAVAATSGSSTAAAGSSGPSAAQPDPNPAQCSCIIDQIFTGGLQSDVVCQACNGVSTTIDPFWDISLDLGESSTGGGYGGPPKSLIDCLERFTRAEHLGSSAKIKCSSCMSYQESTKQLSMRTLPIVASFHLKRFEHSSLIDKKISTFISFPSELDMTPFMSQKKTDQADFRYSLYAVINHVGTLDAGHYTAYVRHQKDIWVKCDDHIITTATLKQVLDSEGYLLFYHKKILEYE from the exons ATGGCCGACACGGGTTGTGTTCACTTCGAGGCGTACGTGAAGGAGTACGGGATCGATTCGTTCAGCGTGGTGCACGCATACTTTAGTGCGTGCATCAATCGGGAGGCCCGGCGCCGCAAGGCTCTTTCCTGTCTTTGTCATAAGTGCGGCAGTTCCGGCCCCCAGCTGTACTCCTGTCTGCACTGCATCTACTTTGGCTGCAAGGGCGCCCACATCAACGAGCACCACAAGCAGACGAAGCACTATATGGCGCTCGAGCTGTGCTACGGTATGCTGTACTGCTACCAGTGCCGTGATTTTATCTACCACCGCGAGTGCCAGCTCATCGCCGAACGGCACCTGCGGCGCGAAGCCCGCAGTCTCAACAAAAGCCTCTCCTGGCGACCGTGGAGCCCGTCGCAGCTGGAGATCGAGCTGCTGGTGAAGAACCCAAAGCGGCGCCACGTGACTGCCTTCACCAGTATCGGGCTGCGCGGATTGCTGAACCTCGGTTCGACCTGCTTCATGAACTGCATCGTGCAGGCTCTCATCCACACGCCCCTGCTGCGTGACTACTTTCTGTCCGAGCTGCACGAATGCACAACGAAGAACGCGACCAAGTGTCTTGTGTGCGAGGTGTCGCGGCTCTTCCAGGAGTTTTACTCCGGTGCGCGGGGTCCCCTGTCGCTGCACCGGCTGCTGCATCTGATCTGGAACCATGCGCGCCACCTGGCTGGTTACGAGCAGCAGGATGCGCACGAGTTTTTCATCGCCACGCTTGACGTTTTGCACCGGCACTGCAAGATCTCGATGACGGAGCTAGCTGCCAacgcg GTAGCGGCGACGAGTGGATCTTCGACAGCGGCAGCCGGTAGCAGTGGGCCAAGTGCCGCACAGCCGGATCCGAACCCGGCGCAGTGTAGCTGCATTATCGATCAAATCTTCACCGGCGGGCTGCAGAGTGATGTCGTGTGTCAAGCGTGTAACGGCGTCTCGACGACGATCGACCCATTCTGGGACATTTCCCTCGATCTGGGTGAATCGAGCACTGGCGGAGGCTACGGTGGTCCACCGAAATCGCTGATCGACTGTCTGGAGAGGTTCACGCGCGCCGAACACCTGGGCTCGAGCGCCAAGATCAAGTGTAGCTCCTGCATGAGCTACCAGGAGTCGACGAAGCAGCTATCGATGCGAACGCTTCCGATCGTCGCCAGCTTTCACTTGAAACGCTTCGAACACTCTAGCCTG ATCGACAAGAAAATCTCTACCTTCATCTCATTCCCGTCGGAGCTGGACATGACCCCTTTCATGtcgcaaaagaaaaccgacca GGCCGATTTCCGGTACTCGCTGTACGCCGTCATCAATCACGTCGGCACGCTCGATGCCGGCCACTATACGGCGTACGTTCGGCACCAGAAGGACATTTGGGTAAAGTGTGACGATCATATCATTACGACGGCCACCTTGAAGCAGGTTCTCGACAGTGAAGG GTATCTTCTGTTTTACCACAAAAAGATTCTGGAATACGAGTAA
- the LOC131216819 gene encoding FGFR1 oncogene partner 2 homolog has translation MSITFEQIILDAKRIANRLKDREALGDALLLESETVNKQIESMRQFQEDIDILNRLARERSNNQLITIIHQENPQIREIQQENRLLKSALEDHQHALEHIMSKYREHTQAKILNTKVNFVEAYNRHHQAADIERRDELIRQQTAKIQEMAAVMQRASQLDEEKLNHEQELLSRLITENKGLRELLEISRKYGSGEQKMLMDEKGTQTDSTLLEGLLESAVAARSIQTKVAGGPLGTNQAPAASVAPTAPSSSITSNVSASPPPAVSSANGPLPSTVPVTTTTNTAPASATSSS, from the coding sequence ATGTCGATAACGTTCGAGCAAATCATTCTGGACGCTAAACGGATCGCTAACCGCCTGAAGGACCGGGAGGCGCTCGGAGacgcactgctgctggagtCGGAAACCGTTAATAAGCAGATCGAATCCATGCGCCAGTTCCAGGAAGACATCGACATCCTGAACCGGTTGGCGCGCGAACGGTCCAACAACCAGCTAATCACGATTATCCACCAGGAGAACCCGCAGATCCGCGAGATACAGCAGGAGAACCGGCTGCTGAAGTCGGCCCTCGAGGACCACCAGCATGCGCTCGAGCACATCATGTCCAAGTACCGGGAGCACACGCAGGCGAAAATACTAAACACGAAGGTGAACTTTGTCGAGGCGTACAATCGGCACCACCAGGCAGCCGACATCGAGCGGCGCGACGAGTTGATCCGGCAGCAGACAGCCAAAATTCAGGAGATGGCCGCCGTGATGCAGCGAGCCTCGCAGCTCGACGAGGAGAAGCTGAACCATGAGCAGGAACTGCTCAGCCGGTTGATCACGGAAAACAAGGGCCTACGGGAGTTGCTGGAAATCTCGCGCAAATACGGTTCGGGCGAGCAAAAGATGCTGATGGATGAGAAGGGCACCCAAACCGACAGCACCCTGCTCGAGGGGTTGTTGGAGTCGGCCGTGGCGGCCCGGTCAATTCAGACGAAAGTCGCGGGCGGCCCCCTGGGAACCAACCAAGCGCCAGCCGCAAGCGTGGCACCCACGGCCCCGTCAtccagcatcaccagcaaTGTCAGTGCCagtccaccaccagcagtgaGTAGCGCCAACGGTCCGCTGCCCTCTACTGTGCCAGTCACCACTACCACGAACACAGCCCCGGCCTCTGCCACATCCAGCTCGTGA